A genomic stretch from Asterias rubens chromosome 7, eAstRub1.3, whole genome shotgun sequence includes:
- the LOC117293044 gene encoding ADP-ribosylation factor-like protein 6-interacting protein 1 — translation MAQQSEGMGVSNADTKDEEIAALEQSLHEWRYILLHFDRWLRWEDQVQPMIMVAIVTVLFMIMWWTEPSILTSISLLGMFVCLADYLGPTVFHSYLIPTHEWTAEHQRQYQQVCIRLIRGKDTVMRGCQWLKNMKEVKPKQYFILVVVILAVIAFIGNLIPNLLITYFLAVFLVLLPGLEHRGLITQVYATTLLTLVNTLRQTKKKD, via the exons gatgaaGAGATAGCAGCACTGGAGCAGTCTTTACATGAATGGCGCTACATCTTGCTTCATTTTGATCGCTGGTTGAGATGGGAGGATCAGGTTCAACCTATGATAATGGTTGCCATCGTCACAGTGCTTTTTAT GATAATGTGGTGGACGGAGCCATCGATATTGACATCAATCTCTCTGCTTGGGATGTTTGTGTGCCTTGCAGATTACCTCGGACCAACAGTCTTCCATTCCTACCTCATCCCTACTCATGAATG GACAGCAGAACACCAGCGTCAGTATCAACAAGTGTGCATCAGATTGATAAGAGGGAAGGACACTGTAATGCGTGGGTGCCAGTGGCTGAAAAATATGAAAGAAGTCAAACCCAAACAG TATTTCATCTTGGTGGTTGTGATTCTTGCAGTCATCGCTTTCATTGGGAACCTCATCCCCAATCTCTTAATCACCTACTTTCTAG CTGTTTTTCTAGTTCTTCTTCCTGGTTTAGAGCATCGAGGCCTCATTACCCAAGTGTACGCTACAACGCTCTTAACCCTGGTCAACACTCTGCGACAGACCAAGAAGAAGGATTGA